The following coding sequences are from one Hymenobacter sp. DG25A window:
- a CDS encoding fasciclin domain-containing protein, whose protein sequence is MKKTLRTTSLALFAAALSLGLASCGDQKTTETTETNTTAPMVDSAAMMTDSARMGKTGGIEVGGAMMTPDKDIVDNAVNSKDHTTLVAAVKAAGLVETLKSAGPFTVFAPTNAAFNELPNGALAGLLKPESKDKLASVLKYHVIAGRIMAADLRDGQELTTVNGEKVKVTVKDGQVMINNATVTIPDVVSSNGITHVINQVLLPPAAK, encoded by the coding sequence ATGAAAAAGACCCTACGTACCACCTCCCTGGCCCTGTTTGCCGCGGCCCTTTCCCTTGGCCTGGCCAGCTGCGGTGACCAGAAAACCACCGAAACCACCGAAACCAACACCACTGCCCCCATGGTGGACTCAGCGGCCATGATGACGGACTCGGCCCGCATGGGCAAGACCGGTGGAATAGAAGTAGGCGGCGCCATGATGACGCCCGATAAAGACATTGTAGACAACGCCGTAAACTCCAAGGACCACACCACGCTGGTGGCCGCCGTGAAAGCCGCCGGGCTGGTAGAAACCCTGAAGAGCGCCGGTCCTTTCACCGTATTTGCGCCCACAAATGCAGCGTTCAACGAGCTGCCAAACGGGGCATTAGCGGGCTTACTGAAGCCGGAAAGCAAGGATAAGCTGGCGAGCGTGCTGAAATACCACGTTATTGCCGGCCGCATTATGGCCGCCGACCTGCGCGACGGCCAGGAACTGACCACCGTGAACGGTGAAAAAGTAAAAGTGACCGTGAAAGACGGACAGGTAATGATCAATAATGCTACCGTCACTATTCCGGACGTGGTATCCAGCAACGGCATTACCCATGTAATAAACCAGGTGCTGCTGCCACCAGCTGCTAAATAA
- a CDS encoding peptidylprolyl isomerase: MKTAEIHTNKGVMKVEFYEKDAPNTVKNFTDLAKKGFYDGLKFHRVIPNFVIQGGCPNSRDGAKGTPGTGGPGYQIKCEVDGENQYHERGALSMAHAGRNTGGSQFFIVHDRQNTAHLDRNHTVFGKVVEGIDIIDQIKANDTIEKIVVSEEA; the protein is encoded by the coding sequence ATGAAAACCGCCGAAATCCACACCAATAAAGGTGTTATGAAAGTGGAGTTCTACGAAAAGGACGCTCCCAACACGGTTAAGAACTTCACCGATCTGGCCAAGAAAGGCTTTTACGACGGTCTGAAATTCCACCGCGTTATTCCAAACTTCGTGATTCAGGGCGGCTGCCCTAACTCCCGCGACGGCGCTAAAGGCACGCCTGGCACCGGTGGCCCCGGCTACCAGATTAAGTGCGAGGTGGATGGTGAAAACCAGTACCACGAGCGCGGCGCGCTGAGCATGGCCCACGCCGGCCGCAACACTGGTGGCTCGCAGTTCTTCATTGTGCACGACCGGCAGAACACCGCCCACCTCGACCGCAACCACACCGTGTTCGGCAAAGTGGTAGAAGGCATCGACATCATCGACCAGATTAAAGCCAACGACACAATTGAGAAAATTGTGGTAAGCGAAGAAGCGTAG
- a CDS encoding sigma 54-interacting transcriptional regulator has translation MTQPDIRTLGALKKSGYQPRTVKQELRDNLIQKLRNKEEVFPGIYGYDETVIPDLQRAILAGHHINLLGLRGQAKTRIARLLVNLLDEYVPVVAGSELNDDPLQPLSVFAKNLIAEKGDETPVTWLHRDERYTEKLATPDVSVADLIGDADPIKAATLKLPYSDERVIHFGLIPRAHRGIFVINELPDLQARIQVSLFNILQEGDIQIRGFKVRLPLDIQFVFTANPEDYTNRGSIVTPLKDRIDAQIITHYPKSIEIGKRITKQEARIKEEQKGMVTSNEIMHDLVEQVAVEARGSEFVDAKSGVSARLTISAYEQVVAGAERRALINGEKNTYVRVADFISAVPAITGKVELVYEGEQEGAGIVAEKLMGKAIRTLFLSYFPDPDKAKKLKGRPSPYKAVQEWFGTGHTVDILHDASTKDYRAALDQVPGLRDIVTELHPKEDKETTYFLMEFLLHGLSEYSLISRNRLTAGAQFKDLLSSMFTMPSFGEGDDDEDEDERPQRGRRR, from the coding sequence ATGACTCAACCCGATATCCGCACCCTCGGTGCCCTGAAGAAATCCGGCTACCAGCCCCGCACCGTTAAGCAAGAACTGCGCGATAACCTCATTCAAAAGCTGCGCAACAAAGAAGAGGTGTTTCCTGGCATTTATGGCTACGATGAAACCGTAATTCCGGACCTGCAGCGCGCCATCCTGGCTGGTCACCACATAAACCTACTGGGCTTGCGCGGGCAGGCCAAAACCCGCATTGCCCGCCTGCTGGTAAACCTGCTGGATGAGTACGTGCCCGTAGTGGCTGGCTCCGAGCTCAACGACGACCCGCTGCAGCCGCTGTCCGTCTTCGCTAAAAACCTCATTGCCGAAAAAGGCGACGAAACCCCCGTAACCTGGCTGCACCGCGACGAGCGCTACACCGAAAAGCTGGCAACGCCCGATGTATCCGTGGCGGACCTTATCGGCGACGCCGACCCCATAAAAGCGGCCACCCTGAAGCTGCCGTACTCCGATGAGCGGGTGATTCACTTTGGCCTGATTCCGCGGGCGCACCGCGGCATTTTCGTGATTAACGAGCTGCCCGACTTGCAGGCCCGCATCCAGGTGTCGTTGTTCAACATCCTGCAGGAAGGCGACATCCAGATTCGCGGCTTTAAAGTGCGCCTGCCCTTGGATATTCAGTTTGTATTCACGGCTAACCCCGAGGACTATACCAACAGGGGCTCCATTGTAACGCCGCTCAAGGACCGGATCGACGCCCAGATTATCACGCACTATCCCAAGAGCATCGAAATCGGTAAGCGCATCACCAAGCAGGAAGCCCGCATTAAAGAGGAGCAGAAAGGTATGGTGACCAGCAATGAAATCATGCACGATTTGGTGGAGCAGGTGGCCGTGGAAGCCCGCGGCTCGGAGTTCGTGGATGCCAAATCCGGCGTTTCCGCGCGTCTTACCATCTCGGCTTACGAGCAGGTGGTGGCCGGGGCCGAGCGCCGCGCCCTCATCAACGGCGAAAAGAATACCTATGTCCGCGTAGCCGACTTTATCTCGGCAGTGCCCGCCATTACAGGTAAGGTGGAGCTGGTGTATGAAGGCGAGCAGGAGGGAGCCGGCATTGTGGCCGAGAAGCTGATGGGTAAAGCCATCCGTACGCTGTTCCTGAGCTACTTCCCCGACCCGGATAAGGCTAAGAAGCTGAAAGGCCGTCCGTCGCCCTATAAAGCGGTGCAGGAGTGGTTTGGCACCGGTCACACCGTGGATATTCTGCACGATGCCTCCACCAAGGACTACCGCGCCGCCCTGGATCAGGTACCCGGCCTGCGCGACATCGTAACCGAGCTGCATCCCAAGGAGGATAAGGAAACCACCTACTTCCTGATGGAATTCCTTCTCCACGGCCTGTCGGAGTACAGCCTGATTTCCCGCAACCGCCTCACCGCGGGGGCCCAATTTAAAGACCTGCTTTCATCCATGTTCACCATGCCCAGCTTTGGCGAGGGTGATGATGACGAGGACGAAGACGAGCGTCCCCAGCGCGGCCGTCGCCGGTAA
- a CDS encoding c-type cytochrome has protein sequence MKKIFKLLGGVLAIGVLAILGFVVWVQARGVPTYDTPKIPVQPVAITPARVLQGEKIVTAMCADCHLDRNTNALTGKFLNDLPAEFGKLYSANITQDKAHGIGAWTDAELVGLFRTGIGRDGRFRMVMPNFVHMSDEDVNSVIAFLRSNHALVQPKPVPTHEQEPSFVGKMLVNTVMKPTPVPTKPVLDPDTTDGVAYGRYLVVGRYKCYDCHSKDFKTNNALVPEKSEGYLAGGNKLLTPTGEEIVSRNITCDDETGIGDWTEAQFVQAVRYGQSPNGLLKLPMPKFTLMSPQEARAIYAYLHTVPKLKNATLEDGVGVAANN, from the coding sequence ATGAAGAAAATATTCAAACTTCTGGGCGGAGTGCTGGCTATTGGGGTGCTGGCTATCCTGGGGTTTGTGGTATGGGTGCAGGCCCGGGGTGTTCCCACGTATGATACTCCTAAAATTCCCGTACAGCCCGTGGCCATTACGCCGGCGCGGGTGCTGCAGGGCGAAAAAATTGTAACAGCCATGTGCGCCGACTGCCACCTGGACCGCAACACCAACGCCCTGACCGGCAAGTTCCTGAATGATTTGCCCGCAGAATTCGGGAAGCTCTATTCCGCTAACATCACGCAGGACAAAGCGCACGGCATAGGCGCCTGGACCGATGCCGAGCTGGTGGGTTTGTTCCGCACCGGCATTGGCCGCGACGGCCGCTTCCGGATGGTGATGCCCAACTTCGTGCATATGTCGGATGAGGATGTGAACAGCGTTATTGCGTTTCTACGCTCCAACCATGCCCTGGTGCAGCCCAAACCCGTTCCCACGCATGAGCAGGAGCCTTCTTTCGTGGGCAAAATGCTGGTGAACACCGTCATGAAACCTACGCCCGTACCCACCAAGCCCGTACTGGACCCCGATACCACGGATGGGGTAGCCTACGGCCGCTACCTGGTGGTGGGCCGCTACAAGTGCTACGACTGCCACTCCAAGGATTTCAAAACCAACAACGCCCTGGTTCCCGAAAAATCAGAAGGCTACCTGGCGGGCGGCAATAAGCTACTGACCCCAACCGGCGAGGAGATTGTGAGCCGCAACATCACCTGTGATGATGAAACCGGCATTGGCGACTGGACCGAGGCCCAGTTTGTGCAGGCCGTGCGCTACGGGCAGTCCCCGAACGGCCTCCTGAAACTGCCCATGCCCAAATTCACGCTGATGTCGCCGCAGGAAGCCCGGGCAATTTACGCTTACCTGCACACGGTGCCAAAACTCAAGAATGCTACGCTAGAGGATGGCGTGGGGGTAGCAGCCAACAACTAA
- a CDS encoding cytochrome c, whose product MKKPLHILGLVIGMLLLAVAGFAALINKRGNPTQQAPTAVRPSTPKRVLQGEKIVALMCVHCHRNPSTKTLSGRPMPDLGTDLGNLHSANITKHPQFGIGQWTDQQVVTLLRTGAGPDGRPRLGMPRFAYLSDEDAASIVAFLRADNPLTRATAQASPPQKLSPLAKSLMTTALKPIPPVKHLADAPPASRPVALGRYLVIARYQCYFCHSKSLNTNNESNPELSKGYLGGGDKMLDDDLNVRISRNITMDPITGLGKWSEEQFSKAVKFGMAPSGILHGPMPKFSTLTDEEVHALWAYLKTVPRIKNATPEDGVVPNK is encoded by the coding sequence ATGAAAAAGCCCCTGCATATCCTCGGTCTGGTAATTGGCATGCTGTTGCTGGCAGTGGCTGGCTTCGCCGCACTGATAAACAAACGAGGCAACCCTACCCAACAAGCGCCGACAGCGGTGCGGCCCAGCACCCCGAAACGCGTGCTGCAAGGCGAGAAAATAGTTGCGCTGATGTGCGTGCACTGCCACCGCAACCCGTCCACCAAGACGCTATCAGGCCGGCCCATGCCCGACCTGGGTACCGACCTGGGCAACTTGCATTCGGCTAATATTACGAAACACCCTCAATTCGGCATCGGGCAGTGGACCGACCAGCAAGTGGTGACCCTGCTGCGCACGGGGGCCGGCCCAGATGGCCGCCCGCGCTTGGGCATGCCGCGCTTTGCCTATCTCTCCGACGAAGACGCCGCCAGCATTGTGGCCTTTCTGCGGGCTGACAACCCACTGACCCGAGCCACCGCCCAGGCCAGCCCTCCTCAGAAACTGTCCCCGCTGGCCAAGTCGCTTATGACCACCGCGCTAAAGCCAATTCCGCCGGTCAAGCACCTCGCCGATGCGCCCCCCGCGTCCAGGCCGGTAGCCCTGGGCCGGTATCTGGTCATTGCCCGCTACCAGTGCTACTTCTGCCATTCGAAAAGCTTGAATACCAACAACGAATCCAACCCTGAACTATCAAAAGGCTATTTGGGTGGCGGCGACAAAATGCTCGACGATGACCTCAATGTTCGCATCAGCCGCAACATCACCATGGACCCCATTACAGGCCTCGGTAAATGGAGCGAAGAACAATTCAGCAAAGCAGTGAAATTTGGGATGGCACCCTCCGGCATCCTTCACGGCCCAATGCCCAAGTTCTCTACCCTCACCGACGAGGAAGTACACGCCTTGTGGGCTTACCTGAAAACCGTTCCCAGAATCAAAAATGCAACGCCGGAAGATGGCGTCGTACCAAACAAGTAA
- a CDS encoding vWA domain-containing protein, producing MASGFRFRDFVPEDLPDKGFESLLKIFMQLITITSGDVGEALSWLSELDKQYGLTEDGYGIGDFIEDLKKKGYIDDDPQKQGAFNITGKSEQKIRKSALEEIFGKLKKSGQGNHRTPHTGQGDEQSTDMREFRFGDSLDQISMTESIRNAQLNHGLSGGDFMLTEGDLEVRENEHKSQTSTVLMIDISHSMILYGEDRITPAKKVAMALAELVKQKYPKDFLDVLVFGNDAWQIEVKDLPYLQVGPYHTNTVAGLELALDLLRKRKTPNKQIFMITDGKPTCLKEGNSYYKNSFGLDRKVVNKTLNLAAAARRLKVPITTFMIASDPYLQQFVEEFTQVNQGKAYYSSLKGLGHLIFEDYKRNRRKSV from the coding sequence ATGGCTTCAGGTTTTCGTTTCCGGGATTTTGTGCCCGAGGACTTACCCGATAAAGGGTTTGAGTCGCTACTAAAGATATTTATGCAGCTCATCACTATTACCAGTGGTGATGTAGGCGAAGCGCTGTCCTGGCTCTCGGAGCTGGATAAGCAATACGGGCTGACGGAGGATGGCTATGGCATTGGCGACTTCATTGAGGACCTGAAAAAGAAGGGCTACATCGATGATGACCCGCAAAAACAAGGTGCCTTCAACATCACGGGCAAAAGCGAGCAGAAAATCCGGAAGTCGGCGCTGGAGGAAATATTCGGCAAGCTCAAGAAATCGGGGCAGGGCAACCACCGCACGCCCCACACCGGGCAGGGCGACGAGCAAAGCACCGACATGCGCGAGTTCCGCTTTGGCGACTCCCTGGACCAGATTTCCATGACGGAAAGCATCCGCAACGCCCAGCTCAACCACGGCCTGAGCGGCGGGGACTTCATGCTGACCGAAGGCGACCTGGAAGTGCGCGAGAATGAGCACAAGAGCCAGACCAGCACCGTGCTCATGATTGACATTTCGCACTCCATGATACTGTACGGCGAGGACCGGATTACGCCCGCCAAAAAAGTGGCCATGGCCCTGGCCGAACTGGTGAAGCAGAAGTACCCCAAAGACTTCCTGGATGTGCTGGTTTTCGGCAACGATGCCTGGCAGATTGAGGTGAAGGATTTGCCGTACCTGCAGGTAGGCCCCTATCACACCAACACCGTGGCTGGTCTGGAGCTGGCCCTGGATCTGCTGCGCAAGCGCAAAACGCCCAACAAGCAGATTTTCATGATTACCGACGGCAAGCCTACCTGCCTGAAGGAAGGCAACAGCTACTACAAAAACTCCTTTGGGCTCGACCGTAAGGTCGTTAACAAAACCCTGAACCTGGCCGCCGCCGCCCGCCGCCTGAAAGTGCCCATCACCACCTTCATGATTGCCTCTGATCCGTATCTGCAGCAGTTTGTGGAGGAGTTTACGCAGGTAAACCAGGGTAAGGCTTACTACAGCTCTCTGAAAGGCCTGGGCCATTTGATCTTTGAAGACTACAAGCGCAACCGGCGCAAGTCGGTGTAA
- a CDS encoding DUF427 domain-containing protein, whose protein sequence is MKAIWNNTVVAESDDTVVVENNHYFPAEALKKEYFEDSIAGTSCPWKGRASYYSLRIEGELNKDAAWYYPTPSEAAQHIKGRVAFWKGVQIVP, encoded by the coding sequence ATGAAAGCCATCTGGAACAATACGGTAGTAGCCGAGAGCGACGACACCGTAGTGGTAGAAAACAACCATTATTTCCCCGCTGAAGCCCTGAAAAAGGAATATTTCGAGGACAGCATTGCCGGCACCTCCTGCCCCTGGAAGGGGCGCGCCAGCTATTATTCCCTGCGGATTGAGGGAGAGCTGAACAAGGATGCTGCCTGGTACTATCCTACCCCCTCAGAGGCCGCGCAGCACATTAAAGGGCGCGTGGCATTCTGGAAAGGTGTGCAGATAGTACCGTAA
- a CDS encoding acyl-ACP desaturase, producing MIATLTSRGEVLQHIEPFLRENMGSFLKKVDESWQPSDFLPDPRHDTFFDEVKELRERAKELSYDLMAVLIGDTITEEALPNYEAWFHQLDDLGRDPNNGWAQWIRGWTAEENRHGDLLNRYLYLSGRVNMREFEVSTHYLIADGFDLGTAHDPYRAFIYTSYQEAATNLSHRRVGTLARKAGDASLSKLCGMIAGDESRHARVYQTFVEKVFEVDPSEMMLAFEDMMRKKIVMPAHYMREMGVEMGKTFGHFTDAAQRLGVYTSQDYTDILEGLISTWKVSQITGLNGQAEKARDYIMALPARLRRVSERMPVPKLEYRFKWID from the coding sequence ATGATTGCGACCCTCACTTCCCGCGGGGAAGTACTTCAGCACATCGAACCATTTTTGCGGGAGAACATGGGTTCTTTCCTCAAGAAGGTAGATGAAAGCTGGCAGCCTTCCGACTTTCTGCCCGACCCCCGCCACGATACATTCTTTGATGAAGTAAAGGAGCTGCGGGAGCGTGCCAAGGAGCTGAGCTACGATCTGATGGCTGTACTCATTGGCGATACCATCACCGAAGAAGCCCTGCCTAACTACGAGGCCTGGTTTCATCAGCTCGATGATTTGGGCCGGGACCCCAACAATGGGTGGGCGCAATGGATCCGGGGCTGGACAGCCGAGGAAAACCGCCACGGCGACCTGCTCAACCGCTACCTATACCTTTCCGGCCGCGTAAACATGCGTGAGTTTGAGGTCAGCACCCACTACCTGATTGCCGACGGTTTTGACCTGGGCACTGCCCACGACCCCTACCGCGCCTTTATTTACACCAGCTATCAGGAAGCCGCCACCAACCTCTCGCACCGCCGGGTAGGCACGCTGGCCCGCAAAGCCGGGGATGCCTCGCTATCCAAGCTCTGCGGTATGATTGCCGGCGACGAATCCCGCCACGCCCGCGTGTATCAGACGTTTGTGGAGAAAGTCTTCGAAGTTGACCCATCAGAAATGATGCTGGCCTTTGAGGATATGATGCGCAAAAAGATTGTGATGCCCGCGCACTACATGCGCGAAATGGGCGTGGAAATGGGCAAAACCTTCGGTCACTTCACCGATGCTGCCCAGCGCCTTGGGGTATACACCAGCCAGGACTACACCGATATTCTGGAAGGCCTCATTTCTACCTGGAAAGTTAGCCAAATCACCGGCCTAAATGGTCAGGCGGAAAAGGCCCGGGACTATATTATGGCCCTGCCTGCCCGCCTGCGCCGCGTATCAGAGCGCATGCCGGTGCCCAAACTGGAATACCGCTTTAAGTGGATTGACTAA
- a CDS encoding ArnT family glycosyltransferase, with protein sequence MKDSSPRLAAWTLLSVVVFIVAYFFFTHEGLYDYDDYHYARLAHELATGTFQVNPDARHLLAEPFRERLLVFAPVALLYRLFGVGIYTTTLWPLLCTLGSVVFCWALYRRREPVVAAGAMVLLGLHYFMLTLSNFLYPDNILMFGAVASAAALLWGRRNGQQHPALWGIGFAALTLAAFLAKETIVFYLPFYLSLLLVDLLRRQHQRFWLAAVGMGVFLLIGYLSFYYAHTGDALYRLHRIEQANVYFQPKNYLGSQRGQLLARLTWQPLASFISSGMGVAMLLALVAAFSTARKHPEARFWLWLALSSVACFWWGSTSLAQYNPITLTPRMMTPLLPPLCLAAGFGLREALRNYRYAGWLALGLLGCALWLHNSGAVVYAGTAICFAGLFLVLRSGRYSDRLRSRLPAVMVLAIAAVLAIRPLYFMAKPSAFSFFDQQALIKQYLPATTKGVVFVDEHLLEKADFYYGFTPPPALVYRRYESADSLPIKPGQSAWLLVNGSTLTNPELTRQLIRYSESQVLAWFPHRQLVAQKGKVHLYQVFP encoded by the coding sequence ATGAAGGACTCCTCCCCGCGCCTGGCCGCTTGGACGCTGCTGAGCGTGGTGGTTTTCATAGTAGCTTATTTCTTCTTCACCCACGAAGGCCTCTACGACTACGATGACTACCACTATGCCCGACTGGCCCATGAGCTGGCCACGGGCACTTTTCAGGTAAACCCCGATGCCCGGCACCTGCTGGCCGAGCCGTTTCGGGAACGGCTGCTGGTTTTTGCACCGGTGGCCTTGCTGTACCGCCTGTTTGGCGTGGGCATCTATACCACTACGCTGTGGCCGCTGCTCTGCACGCTGGGCAGCGTGGTTTTCTGCTGGGCTTTATACCGCCGCCGGGAGCCGGTAGTAGCGGCCGGCGCCATGGTACTGCTGGGGCTGCACTATTTCATGCTCACGCTCTCCAACTTTCTCTATCCCGATAATATTCTGATGTTCGGGGCCGTGGCCAGCGCTGCGGCGCTGCTGTGGGGCCGGCGCAACGGGCAGCAGCACCCGGCACTTTGGGGAATAGGATTTGCGGCCTTAACGCTGGCCGCTTTTCTGGCGAAGGAAACCATTGTGTTTTACCTGCCATTTTATCTGAGCCTGCTGCTGGTGGACCTGCTACGTCGGCAGCACCAACGGTTCTGGCTGGCGGCGGTGGGCATGGGTGTATTCTTGCTAATCGGCTACCTGAGCTTTTACTACGCCCATACTGGCGACGCTCTCTACCGCCTGCACCGCATTGAGCAGGCCAACGTGTATTTTCAGCCGAAGAACTATCTGGGCAGCCAGCGCGGCCAGTTGCTGGCCCGGCTAACGTGGCAGCCCCTGGCCAGCTTCATCAGTTCGGGCATGGGCGTAGCAATGCTGCTGGCGCTGGTTGCTGCATTCAGTACCGCCCGCAAGCACCCGGAAGCCCGCTTCTGGTTGTGGCTTGCCCTCAGCTCGGTGGCCTGCTTTTGGTGGGGCAGCACCTCCCTGGCGCAGTACAACCCCATTACCCTCACCCCGCGCATGATGACTCCGCTCCTGCCTCCCCTGTGCCTGGCGGCCGGTTTTGGGCTGCGCGAGGCCCTTAGGAATTACCGCTATGCGGGGTGGCTGGCACTAGGCTTGCTGGGCTGCGCGCTCTGGCTGCACAACAGCGGCGCGGTGGTGTACGCAGGCACTGCCATTTGCTTTGCGGGTTTGTTTTTGGTGCTACGGTCGGGGCGATATTCTGACAGGCTTCGCTCCCGCCTGCCGGCGGTAATGGTGCTGGCCATAGCGGCGGTGCTGGCTATTCGGCCCCTGTATTTTATGGCCAAACCCAGCGCCTTTTCCTTTTTTGATCAGCAGGCCCTCATAAAGCAATATCTACCAGCTACCACCAAAGGCGTAGTTTTTGTAGATGAACACCTGCTGGAAAAGGCCGATTTTTACTACGGATTCACTCCGCCTCCGGCCCTGGTTTACCGGCGCTATGAAAGCGCCGACTCCCTACCCATAAAACCGGGCCAGTCGGCCTGGCTTTTGGTCAACGGCAGTACGCTCACCAACCCGGAGCTTACCCGGCAGCTTATCCGTTACTCGGAGTCGCAGGTGTTGGCGTGGTTTCCGCACCGGCAACTGGTAGCCCAAAAGGGAAAGGTGCACCTTTACCAGGTTTTTCCCTGA
- a CDS encoding glycosyltransferase family 2 protein, whose amino-acid sequence MMPAADPALPLVTIVAICHNHAPFLREALDSILAQTYPQVQVLLVDNASTDGSAAILQEYADCNPMWQLQLHPQNIGLCRAFNEAYRSSGGEFLIDFATDDVLLPDRIARQVAFFQQLPATAGMVYSNAELIDEQGRHLRYHIRQRHGKPFPAPTSGWVFAEVLRRYFISTPTMMMRRTTLDELHGYDETLYYEDFDFWVRASRHWQFYFLDTVTTRKRQHGRAMSRGAYRPGDPHLLSTLTICHKAWALCQTEEERDALAIRVRWEMRQAARWGSYGAAAAYFALLQQTGRVTMLDQLVGRAAWLLSRLQGKTW is encoded by the coding sequence ATGATGCCCGCTGCTGATCCTGCGCTGCCGCTGGTAACCATTGTGGCAATTTGCCACAACCACGCACCCTTTCTTCGTGAAGCCCTGGATTCTATCCTGGCCCAGACTTATCCGCAGGTGCAGGTGCTGCTCGTAGATAACGCCAGTACCGATGGCAGCGCGGCCATTCTGCAGGAATATGCGGACTGCAACCCCATGTGGCAGCTGCAGCTGCATCCTCAAAACATAGGGCTTTGCCGGGCTTTCAATGAAGCGTATCGAAGCTCCGGGGGTGAATTTCTGATTGATTTTGCCACGGATGATGTGCTGCTGCCGGACCGTATTGCCCGGCAGGTAGCTTTTTTTCAGCAGTTGCCCGCCACTGCCGGTATGGTGTACTCCAACGCCGAGCTGATTGACGAGCAGGGCCGCCACCTACGCTACCACATCCGGCAGCGCCACGGGAAACCTTTCCCCGCGCCGACTTCCGGGTGGGTTTTTGCCGAGGTGCTGCGCCGCTACTTCATCAGCACCCCCACCATGATGATGCGCCGCACCACCCTGGACGAGCTGCACGGCTATGATGAAACTTTGTACTATGAGGACTTCGATTTCTGGGTGCGGGCCTCCCGCCACTGGCAATTCTACTTTCTCGATACCGTAACCACCCGCAAGCGGCAGCACGGCCGGGCCATGTCGCGCGGCGCCTACCGTCCCGGCGACCCGCACCTGCTCTCTACGCTGACCATCTGCCATAAAGCCTGGGCCCTATGCCAGACCGAGGAAGAGCGGGATGCCCTGGCCATTCGGGTGCGGTGGGAAATGCGGCAGGCCGCCCGCTGGGGTAGCTACGGCGCGGCCGCGGCTTACTTTGCGCTCCTTCAGCAAACCGGCCGCGTCACTATGTTGGACCAACTGGTAGGCCGGGCGGCATGGCTGCTAAGCCGCCTTCAGGGAAAAACCTGGTAA
- the corA gene encoding magnesium/cobalt transporter CorA, producing MSSIPPLGEATIPLPAAESEAEVNPSSISDKEATRQARRQVVGQRPGSLVIHENSFKPRLFMISYDAEVFEEREYASYDELIDYFERNPHLRHWIDVRGYDDLPLMERIMDDFELHPLQMEDVLGDYQRAKVEEFDEGRLFMVSRMTEFTDNLEIDDDQLSLFTGPNYVLSFQDDYDDCLDSVRQRIRSGRSQIMRRPPLYLAYSLTDVVLDHYFPTMAAIGDYIEHLEELIFRSKRADRRLLGRILQIKKDIVRFRRLVYPERDKIMEILRLPDDVMPEEMKVFYRDCYDHSVQALDLAESYKESVNSLVELYLSDQSNRMNEVMKVLTIISSIFIPLSFVVGLYGMNFQRENPHGGINYLNMPELYHPLGYPILLGILLMVVVVQLVYFYRKGWLS from the coding sequence ATGTCTTCTATCCCGCCCCTCGGCGAAGCTACTATCCCACTACCGGCTGCGGAGTCGGAGGCTGAAGTAAATCCCAGCAGCATTTCCGACAAGGAGGCGACCAGGCAGGCCCGGCGCCAGGTAGTAGGCCAGCGGCCGGGCAGCCTCGTGATTCATGAGAATTCATTCAAGCCCCGGCTGTTTATGATTTCTTATGATGCCGAAGTTTTTGAGGAGCGGGAATATGCCAGTTACGATGAGCTGATAGACTACTTTGAGCGCAACCCTCACCTGCGCCACTGGATAGACGTGCGCGGGTACGACGACCTTCCCCTGATGGAGCGCATTATGGACGACTTTGAGCTGCACCCGCTGCAGATGGAAGACGTGCTGGGCGACTACCAGCGCGCCAAAGTGGAGGAGTTTGATGAGGGACGCCTGTTTATGGTTTCCCGCATGACGGAGTTCACCGATAATCTGGAAATCGACGACGACCAGCTTTCCCTGTTCACCGGCCCCAACTATGTGCTGTCTTTTCAGGATGATTACGATGACTGCCTAGACTCCGTGCGCCAGCGCATCCGCTCCGGCCGCAGCCAGATTATGCGCCGACCGCCGCTTTACCTGGCCTATAGCTTAACGGACGTCGTCCTCGACCACTACTTCCCCACCATGGCCGCCATTGGCGACTATATCGAGCATCTGGAAGAGCTCATCTTCCGCTCCAAACGCGCCGACCGCCGCCTGCTGGGCCGCATCCTGCAGATCAAGAAAGATATTGTGCGCTTCCGCCGGCTGGTGTACCCCGAGCGCGACAAAATCATGGAAATCCTGCGCCTGCCCGACGACGTGATGCCGGAGGAAATGAAGGTGTTTTACCGGGACTGCTACGACCACTCCGTGCAGGCCCTTGACCTGGCCGAGAGCTATAAGGAATCCGTGAACAGCCTGGTGGAGCTTTACCTCTCCGACCAAAGCAACCGCATGAATGAAGTGATGAAAGTGCTGACCATCATCAGCAGTATTTTCATCCCCCTCAGCTTCGTGGTGGGCCTCTACGGCATGAACTTCCAGCGCGAAAACCCGCACGGCGGCATCAATTACCTCAACATGCCCGAGCTATACCACCCGCTGGGCTACCCTATTCTCCTGGGCATCCTGCTGATGGTAGTGGTGGTGCAGCTGGTGTACTTTTACCGCAAAGGCTGGCTGTCGTAA